The Thioalkalivibrio sulfidiphilus HL-EbGr7 genome includes a window with the following:
- a CDS encoding glycosyltransferase family 2 protein: MNTPEITEQSPSVVLPAKNEAASIGTVVSRILEHIPEAEVIVVDDGSSDDTATIASHAGARVISHPYSMGNGSAIKTGARAATREIVVFMDADGQHDPADIPRLLGELRKGYHMVVGARGSESHASLGRGIANRIYNRLASYMTGHRIEDLTSGFRAVVTSRFREFLYLLPNGFSYPTTSTMAFFRAGYPVSYVPIRAEKRIGKSHIRILHDGVRFLIIIFRVGTLYSPLKLFLPIALGFFLLASFWYGYTFVTQGRFTNMSALLYTGSVSIFLMGLISEQITALMYKDRG; encoded by the coding sequence ATGAATACACCCGAGATAACCGAACAATCACCCAGCGTAGTCCTGCCCGCGAAAAATGAGGCGGCCAGCATTGGCACGGTGGTCAGTCGCATCCTGGAACACATACCCGAAGCGGAGGTGATCGTTGTCGATGACGGGTCAAGCGATGACACGGCCACGATCGCCAGTCATGCCGGTGCGCGGGTCATCAGCCATCCTTACAGCATGGGTAATGGCTCTGCGATCAAGACGGGGGCCAGGGCCGCGACACGAGAGATCGTTGTGTTCATGGATGCGGACGGACAACACGATCCCGCAGACATCCCTCGCCTGCTCGGGGAACTACGCAAGGGTTACCACATGGTCGTAGGCGCAAGGGGCAGCGAATCGCACGCCAGTCTGGGCCGCGGCATCGCAAACCGTATCTACAACCGCCTGGCCAGCTACATGACCGGCCACCGGATCGAAGATCTGACCTCGGGATTTCGGGCAGTCGTTACCAGCCGATTCAGGGAATTTCTCTACCTTCTCCCTAATGGCTTTTCCTACCCCACAACCAGCACGATGGCATTCTTCAGGGCCGGATATCCGGTTTCTTATGTCCCGATCAGGGCTGAGAAGCGAATTGGCAAGAGCCACATTCGAATTCTCCATGATGGCGTTCGATTCCTGATCATCATTTTTCGCGTGGGCACACTCTATTCACCACTCAAACTATTTCTGCCCATTGCGCTTGGATTCTTTCTGCTCGCCAGTTTCTGGTATGGATACACCTTTGTCACGCAGGGTCGATTCACCAACATGAGCGCATTGCTCTATACCGGCAGTGTCAGCATCTTTCTCATGGGACTCATTTCTGAACAGATCACAGCGCTGATGTACAAGGATAGAGGCTAG